One window of the Runella slithyformis DSM 19594 genome contains the following:
- a CDS encoding valine--tRNA ligase, translating into MISKTYNPRDIEDKWYSYWIENRYFNSKPNPDKEPYTVVIPPPNVTGVLHMGHMLNNTIQDVLVRKARMEGKEACWVPGTDHASIATEAKVVAMLKEQGIQKSDLTREEFYKYAWEWTDKYGGIILQQLRKLGASCDWDRTRFTMEPSLYDAVIDTFIDLYNKGYIYRGHRMVNWDPQAKTTVSDEEVITKEVMTKLCYLNYPIVGSDETIMIATVRPETIMADSAICVHPEDERYKHLHGKKVLIPLINREIPIITDEYVTMDFGTGALKVTPAHDQNDYDLGVKHKLEIIDILTEDGKLNEKAQLLIGEDRFVARKKIIKLLEESGHLVKIEDYKSNVGHSERTNAVIEPRLSLQWFVSMKELCKPALENVMNDNIQLHPAKFKNTYRIWIENIRDWNISRQLWWGQQIPAYYLSDGTVIVAKNKREALHKAQQELQLFALTEADLTQDPDVVDTWFSSWLWPISVFDGFQDPNNEDINYYYPTNDLVTAPEILFFWVMRMIIAGYEFRGELPFRNVYLTGIVRDPKGRKMSKSLGNSPDPLALIDQYGADGVRTGMLFSSPAGNDLLFDEKLCEQGRNFCNKIWNAFRLVKGWEVYSPQSTVYSSQLSVQWFESKLNQTLTEVLDLFGKYRLSDALNAVYKLIWDDFCSQYLEMIKPEYGQPIDKNTFEATIDFFERIMALTHPFMPFITEEIWQDIRPRGEKESLCVAEFPTAKAVDTALLANVEIFFDIVTNIRNLRSTKNISPKTALPITIKTENQALYQPFEGLLVKLANISGIAYTTDQAEGMSFLVKADEFFVNLAGELDVAAEIENLQKELEYTLGFKKSVEAKLSNERFVQNAKADIVEKERQKLADAEAKIVTLREALTRLEA; encoded by the coding sequence ATGGGACACATGCTCAACAATACCATTCAGGATGTACTCGTCCGCAAGGCACGTATGGAAGGTAAAGAAGCATGTTGGGTGCCGGGCACGGACCACGCTTCCATCGCAACCGAAGCCAAAGTGGTAGCGATGCTCAAAGAGCAGGGCATTCAGAAAAGTGACCTTACCCGTGAGGAATTTTATAAATACGCCTGGGAATGGACCGATAAATACGGCGGTATCATTCTTCAGCAATTGCGTAAGCTGGGAGCTTCCTGCGATTGGGATCGTACCCGTTTTACGATGGAGCCGTCGCTCTATGACGCCGTCATTGATACGTTCATCGACCTGTACAACAAAGGCTATATTTACCGCGGACACCGCATGGTCAATTGGGATCCTCAGGCCAAAACTACGGTTTCGGATGAGGAGGTCATCACCAAAGAGGTCATGACCAAATTGTGTTATTTAAATTACCCGATTGTCGGTTCGGATGAAACAATCATGATCGCGACTGTTCGTCCGGAAACCATCATGGCCGATTCGGCCATCTGTGTTCACCCGGAAGACGAACGTTATAAACACCTGCACGGCAAAAAAGTCCTGATTCCGCTCATCAATCGCGAGATTCCGATCATTACGGATGAATACGTAACGATGGATTTCGGAACGGGCGCCTTGAAAGTAACGCCCGCTCACGACCAGAATGACTACGATCTGGGCGTAAAACACAAGCTGGAAATCATTGATATTCTGACGGAAGACGGGAAGCTCAACGAAAAAGCGCAGCTATTGATAGGAGAGGATCGTTTTGTGGCCCGTAAAAAAATCATCAAACTGCTCGAAGAATCGGGGCATTTGGTGAAAATAGAAGATTATAAAAGCAACGTGGGCCATTCCGAGCGGACCAACGCCGTGATTGAGCCACGCCTTTCGTTGCAATGGTTTGTCAGCATGAAAGAATTGTGCAAACCCGCGCTCGAAAACGTAATGAATGACAACATTCAATTGCATCCGGCCAAGTTTAAGAATACGTACCGTATCTGGATCGAAAACATTCGCGACTGGAACATCAGCCGTCAGTTGTGGTGGGGGCAGCAGATTCCGGCCTATTATCTTTCGGACGGCACCGTGATCGTGGCGAAAAATAAACGTGAAGCCCTGCACAAAGCCCAGCAGGAATTACAACTCTTTGCCCTGACCGAAGCTGATCTGACCCAAGACCCCGATGTGGTAGATACGTGGTTCAGCTCGTGGTTGTGGCCTATTTCGGTTTTTGACGGATTTCAGGATCCCAACAACGAAGATATTAACTACTATTATCCCACCAATGACCTCGTCACCGCCCCCGAGATTCTCTTCTTTTGGGTCATGCGGATGATCATTGCGGGCTATGAGTTCAGAGGGGAATTGCCGTTCCGCAATGTCTACCTGACGGGCATTGTTCGTGACCCTAAAGGACGGAAAATGTCAAAATCACTCGGGAATTCTCCCGACCCGTTGGCATTGATTGACCAATACGGCGCCGATGGCGTCAGGACGGGAATGCTGTTCAGCTCACCGGCCGGAAATGATTTGCTCTTTGACGAAAAACTCTGTGAGCAGGGCCGAAACTTCTGTAATAAGATCTGGAATGCCTTCCGCTTGGTGAAAGGTTGGGAAGTCTACAGTCCACAGTCTACTGTCTACAGTTCACAGCTGTCTGTACAATGGTTTGAATCAAAACTCAACCAAACCCTTACGGAAGTACTCGATCTGTTTGGTAAATATCGCCTTTCGGATGCGTTGAATGCCGTGTATAAATTGATTTGGGATGATTTCTGTTCGCAGTACCTGGAAATGATCAAGCCCGAATACGGCCAACCGATTGATAAAAATACCTTTGAGGCGACCATTGACTTCTTTGAACGCATCATGGCGCTGACGCATCCCTTTATGCCGTTCATTACCGAAGAGATCTGGCAGGATATTCGTCCGAGAGGGGAGAAAGAGAGTCTTTGTGTGGCCGAATTCCCAACGGCCAAAGCGGTGGATACTGCGCTTTTGGCCAATGTAGAAATTTTCTTCGACATTGTTACCAACATTCGTAACCTGCGCAGTACCAAGAACATCAGCCCTAAAACGGCACTGCCTATAACGATCAAAACCGAGAATCAGGCCTTGTATCAACCTTTTGAAGGCTTGTTGGTAAAACTGGCCAACATATCCGGAATCGCTTACACGACCGACCAAGCCGAAGGAATGTCGTTTTTGGTAAAAGCCGATGAATTCTTCGTGAATCTGGCGGGCGAACTCGACGTAGCGGCCGAGATCGAAAACCTGCAAAAAGAATTGGAATATACCCTGGGCTTTAAGAAATCCGTAGAAGCTAAGCTTTCCAACGAGCGATTTGTGCAAAATGCCAAAGCGGATATAGTGGAAAAAGAACGTCAAAAACTCGCTGATGCAGAGGCAAAGATTGTCACGCTTCGGGAGGCATTGACGCGTTTGGAAGCCTAG